The following coding sequences are from one Streptomyces venezuelae window:
- a CDS encoding glutamine synthetase family protein, whose amino-acid sequence MNKQQEFVLRTLEERDIRFVRLWFTDVLGFLKSVAVAPAELEQAFDEGIGFDGSAIEGFARVYESDMIAKPDPSTFQVLPWRAEAPGTARMFCDILMPDGSPSFADPRYVLKRALAKTSDLGFTFYTHPEIEFFLLKDKPLDGSRPTPADNSGYFDHTPQNVGMDFRRQAITMLESMGISVEFSHHEGAPGQQEIDLRYADALSTADNIMTFRLVMKQVALEQGVQATFMPKPFSEHPGSGMHTHLSLFEGDRNAFYESGAEYQLSKVGRSFIAGLLRHAAEISAVTNQWVNSYKRIWGGSERTAGAGGEAPSYICWGHNNRSALIRVPMYKPGKTGSARVEVRSIDSGANPYLTYAVLLAAGLKGIEEGYELPPGADDDVWALRDAERRALGIEPLPQNLGEAIALMEKSELVAETLGEHVYDFFLRNKKQEWEEYRSEVTAFELRKNLPVL is encoded by the coding sequence ATGAACAAGCAGCAGGAATTCGTGCTCCGTACGTTGGAGGAGCGCGACATCCGGTTCGTGCGCCTGTGGTTCACGGACGTCCTCGGCTTCCTCAAGTCGGTGGCCGTGGCCCCGGCCGAACTGGAGCAGGCCTTCGACGAGGGCATCGGCTTCGACGGCTCGGCCATCGAGGGCTTCGCCCGGGTGTACGAGTCGGACATGATCGCCAAGCCGGACCCGTCGACCTTCCAGGTGCTGCCCTGGCGCGCCGAGGCCCCCGGCACGGCCCGCATGTTCTGCGACATCCTGATGCCCGACGGCTCCCCGTCCTTCGCGGACCCGCGCTACGTGCTGAAGCGCGCCCTCGCCAAGACCTCCGACCTGGGCTTCACCTTCTACACCCACCCCGAGATCGAGTTCTTCCTGCTGAAGGACAAGCCGCTGGACGGCTCGCGGCCCACCCCCGCCGACAACTCCGGCTACTTCGACCACACCCCGCAGAACGTGGGCATGGACTTCCGCCGCCAGGCCATCACGATGCTCGAATCCATGGGCATCTCGGTGGAGTTCAGCCACCACGAGGGCGCCCCCGGCCAGCAGGAGATCGACCTCCGCTACGCCGACGCGCTCTCCACGGCCGACAACATCATGACGTTCCGCCTGGTCATGAAGCAGGTCGCCCTGGAACAGGGGGTGCAGGCCACCTTCATGCCGAAACCGTTCTCCGAACACCCCGGCTCCGGCATGCACACCCACCTCTCCCTCTTCGAGGGGGACCGCAACGCGTTCTACGAGTCCGGCGCCGAGTACCAGCTCTCCAAGGTCGGCCGCTCCTTCATCGCGGGCCTGCTGCGGCACGCCGCCGAGATCTCCGCGGTCACCAACCAGTGGGTGAACTCGTACAAGCGCATCTGGGGCGGCTCCGAGCGCACCGCGGGCGCGGGCGGCGAGGCACCCTCGTACATCTGCTGGGGCCACAACAACCGCTCCGCGCTGATCCGCGTCCCGATGTACAAGCCCGGCAAGACGGGCTCGGCCCGGGTCGAGGTCCGCTCGATCGACTCCGGCGCCAACCCCTACCTCACCTACGCGGTGCTGCTCGCCGCCGGCCTCAAGGGCATCGAGGAGGGGTACGAACTCCCGCCGGGCGCGGACGACGACGTGTGGGCACTGCGTGACGCCGAGCGCCGCGCCCTGGGCATCGAGCCGCTCCCGCAGAACCTGGGCGAGGCCATCGCGCTCATGGAGAAGTCCGAACTGGTCGCCGAGACCCTCGGCGAGCACGTCTACGACTTCTTCCTGCGCAACAAGAAGCAGGAGTGGGAGGAGTACCGCTCCGAGGTCACGGCCTTCGAGCTGCGGAAGAACCTGCCGGTCCTCTGA
- a CDS encoding DUF3105 domain-containing protein, which produces MGSAKNTSNASRKARIEEMRRAERARERRGRALTITVSAVVVAALGVGGYFLVDKASDDSDSDSKNSAQDWPKYKVSADGEKVWGKLGRTHVTKTVDYPMTPPVGGDHNQVWMNCNGDVYKKEIPEVNAVHSLEHGAVWVTYNDKAKPADLKKLEAKVKATPYSLMSPVKDQKDPVMLTAWAHQRTVTGADDPKVKEFFSTYVQGKQTPEPGAACTNGLGQ; this is translated from the coding sequence ATGGGTTCCGCCAAGAACACGAGCAACGCTTCCCGCAAGGCCCGGATAGAGGAGATGCGCCGGGCCGAGCGCGCACGCGAGCGCCGGGGCCGGGCCCTGACGATCACGGTCAGCGCGGTCGTCGTCGCGGCGCTGGGCGTGGGCGGCTACTTCCTCGTCGACAAGGCCTCCGACGACTCGGACTCCGACTCGAAGAACAGCGCGCAGGACTGGCCCAAGTACAAGGTCTCGGCGGACGGCGAGAAGGTCTGGGGCAAGCTCGGCCGTACGCACGTCACGAAGACCGTGGACTATCCGATGACGCCGCCCGTGGGCGGGGACCACAATCAGGTCTGGATGAACTGCAACGGCGACGTCTACAAGAAGGAGATCCCGGAGGTGAACGCCGTGCACTCCCTGGAGCACGGTGCCGTCTGGGTCACGTACAACGACAAGGCGAAGCCGGCCGACCTGAAGAAGCTCGAAGCGAAGGTGAAGGCAACGCCGTACTCGCTGATGAGCCCGGTGAAGGACCAGAAGGACCCCGTCATGCTGACCGCGTGGGCACACCAGCGGACGGTCACGGGCGCGGACGACCCGAAGGTCAAGGAGTTCTTCTCGACGTACGTCCAGGGCAAGCAGACGCCGGAGCCGGGGGCGGCGTGCACGAACGGTCTGGGACAGTGA
- a CDS encoding DUF305 domain-containing protein, translated as MGVRRRTNWIVGGVVAAVVAGGGITAAVASTDSDSGGSPATSSADAGFARDMAVHHQQAVEMSYIVRDRTDDEDVRRLAYDIAQTQANQRGMLLGWLDLWELPKVPEGAPMEWMGMGDMPPGKDGALMPGMATGAELKRLGELSGEKAEILYLQLMTRHHRGGVHMAQGCVDRCEVSAERRLARGMVESQESEIELMSSMLKARGAKR; from the coding sequence ATCGGCGTGAGGCGGCGTACCAACTGGATCGTCGGCGGGGTCGTCGCGGCGGTCGTCGCCGGGGGCGGGATCACGGCGGCGGTGGCCTCGACGGACTCCGACTCGGGCGGCTCGCCCGCGACTTCGTCGGCCGACGCGGGGTTCGCCCGCGACATGGCGGTCCACCACCAGCAGGCGGTGGAGATGTCCTACATCGTGCGGGACCGTACCGACGACGAGGACGTACGGCGCCTCGCCTACGACATCGCCCAGACGCAGGCCAACCAGCGCGGGATGCTGCTGGGATGGCTGGACCTGTGGGAGCTGCCGAAGGTGCCGGAAGGGGCGCCGATGGAGTGGATGGGCATGGGCGACATGCCACCCGGCAAGGACGGCGCGCTGATGCCGGGGATGGCTACGGGGGCGGAGCTGAAGCGGCTCGGCGAACTCAGCGGCGAGAAGGCGGAGATCCTCTACCTCCAACTGATGACCCGGCACCACCGGGGTGGGGTCCACATGGCGCAGGGGTGCGTGGACCGCTGCGAGGTGTCCGCGGAGCGGAGGCTGGCGCGGGGGATGGTGGAGTCGCAGGAGTCGGAGATCGAGCTGATGTCGTCGATGCTGAAGGCGCGGGGCGCGAAGCGGTGA
- a CDS encoding hydroxyacid dehydrogenase: protein MAEEAERADRRERSGGGPPFAALAMGVEVADRVFTADLRERLARSVALSPLLLSGPLTTPEARAVLADTEILVTGWECPPLTSEILAFAPRLRAVVHAAGSVKPMVTDAVWDRGVVVSSAADANADPVVAFTLAAITFAAKGALPAAAGYASGWPSFTDRTGADARTIGVVGASRIGRRVIAALRSSDAGCRVLLTDPYVAPADAVALGVELVELAELCARSSIVTVHAPQLPETEGLLSGDMLKLIPDGGVVINTARGALVDTEALARECGSGRLDAFLDVTHPEPLPPGHALLSLPNVLVTPHIAGAQGSEVRRLGEYAVGEVERYVAGLALRGRLLRGDLARLA from the coding sequence GTGGCAGAAGAGGCAGAGCGGGCGGATCGGCGGGAACGGAGCGGGGGCGGGCCGCCGTTCGCGGCGCTGGCCATGGGCGTCGAGGTCGCGGACCGCGTGTTCACGGCCGACCTCCGCGAACGGCTCGCCCGCAGCGTGGCGTTGTCCCCGCTGCTGCTGTCCGGACCGCTGACGACGCCCGAGGCGCGGGCGGTGCTCGCGGACACGGAGATCCTGGTCACGGGGTGGGAGTGCCCGCCCCTGACCTCAGAGATCCTCGCCTTCGCGCCCCGGCTGCGCGCGGTCGTCCACGCGGCGGGCTCCGTCAAACCGATGGTCACCGACGCGGTCTGGGACCGGGGCGTCGTCGTGTCCTCGGCGGCGGACGCGAACGCGGATCCCGTCGTGGCGTTCACCCTCGCGGCGATCACGTTCGCGGCGAAGGGGGCGCTGCCCGCGGCGGCCGGCTACGCCTCCGGGTGGCCGTCCTTCACCGACCGCACCGGCGCGGACGCGCGCACGATCGGCGTCGTCGGCGCGTCGCGGATCGGGCGGCGCGTGATCGCGGCGCTCCGGTCCTCGGATGCGGGCTGCCGCGTTCTCCTCACGGACCCGTACGTGGCTCCCGCGGACGCCGTGGCGCTCGGCGTGGAACTCGTGGAGCTGGCGGAACTGTGCGCCCGCAGCAGCATCGTCACCGTCCACGCGCCCCAACTCCCCGAGACGGAGGGGCTCCTGAGCGGCGACATGCTGAAGCTGATCCCCGACGGCGGCGTCGTCATCAACACGGCTCGGGGGGCGTTGGTCGATACGGAGGCGTTGGCGCGGGAGTGCGGTTCGGGGCGGCTGGACGCGTTCCTGGACGTCACGCATCCGGAGCCGCTCCCTCCGGGGCACGCGCTCCTTTCCCTGCCCAACGTGCTGGTGACCCCGCACATCGCGGGGGCGCAGGGGAGTGAGGTGCGGAGGCTGGGGGAGTACGCGGTGGGGGAGGTCGAGCGGTACGTGGCCGGCCTCGCTCTGCGCGGGCGCCTTCTTCGTGGGGATCTGGCCCGCCTGGCGTGA
- a CDS encoding globin domain-containing protein has translation MLSEPSAATVRATLPVVGAAIGAITERFYDRLFTAHPELLRDLFNRGNQAAGTQRQALAGSIAAFATHLVEHPDERPDVMLNRIAHKHASLGVAPDQYETVHRHLFAAIVEVLGDAVTPEVAAAWDDVYWLMANALIAIEARLYAEQGVTAGENTWREWEVVGRVEETEDVATFRLRPADGAPAPGFRPGQYVSVQVRLDDGARQIRQYSLSGAGHGGLDVRQICVKRVRGEAGTPDGEVSNHLHARVREGDVLRVSAPYGDLVLGETDADVPLLLATAGIGVTPMIAMLEQLATSGHRAPVTVVHADRSPAEHALRADHEAYTAKLPDGSAYFFYERPEQGHPAELTGYADLAALPAVPAGTRAYLCGPLPFMRAIRSQLLARGVAAADIHYEVFGPDLWLARS, from the coding sequence TTGCTGTCAGAACCGTCGGCCGCGACCGTCCGAGCCACGCTTCCCGTCGTCGGAGCGGCGATCGGTGCGATCACCGAGCGCTTCTACGACCGGCTCTTCACCGCCCATCCCGAGCTGCTCAGGGACCTCTTCAACCGCGGCAACCAGGCCGCGGGCACGCAGCGGCAGGCCCTCGCAGGCTCCATCGCCGCTTTCGCGACGCACCTGGTGGAGCACCCCGACGAGCGGCCCGACGTGATGCTGAACCGCATCGCGCACAAGCACGCGTCGCTCGGAGTGGCCCCCGACCAGTACGAGACGGTGCACCGGCACCTCTTCGCCGCCATCGTCGAGGTGCTCGGCGACGCCGTCACGCCCGAGGTCGCCGCGGCGTGGGACGACGTCTACTGGCTCATGGCCAACGCCCTCATCGCCATCGAGGCCCGCCTCTACGCCGAGCAGGGCGTCACGGCGGGCGAGAACACGTGGCGCGAGTGGGAGGTCGTCGGGCGCGTGGAGGAGACGGAGGACGTCGCCACGTTCCGGCTGCGGCCCGCCGACGGGGCGCCCGCGCCGGGGTTCCGTCCGGGGCAGTACGTGTCCGTGCAGGTGCGCCTCGACGACGGGGCGCGGCAGATACGGCAGTACAGCCTGTCGGGGGCGGGACACGGCGGGCTCGACGTACGGCAGATCTGCGTGAAACGGGTGCGGGGCGAGGCGGGCACGCCCGACGGAGAGGTCTCGAACCATCTGCACGCGCGCGTGCGGGAGGGCGATGTCCTCCGCGTCTCCGCGCCGTACGGCGATCTCGTCCTCGGCGAGACGGACGCGGATGTTCCGCTGCTGCTCGCCACCGCGGGGATCGGTGTCACGCCGATGATCGCCATGCTGGAGCAGCTCGCCACGTCGGGGCACCGGGCGCCGGTGACCGTCGTACACGCCGACCGCTCACCCGCGGAGCACGCGCTGCGGGCCGACCACGAGGCGTACACCGCCAAGCTCCCGGACGGCTCGGCGTACTTCTTCTACGAGCGGCCGGAGCAGGGCCACCCCGCGGAGCTCACGGGGTACGCCGATCTCGCGGCCCTGCCTGCGGTCCCGGCCGGCACGCGCGCGTACCTGTGCGGGCCGCTGCCGTTCATGCGGGCGATCCGTTCCCAGCTGCTCGCACGCGGGGTCGCCGCGGCCGACATCCACTACGAGGTGTTCGGACCGGACCTTTGGCTGGCCCGGAGCTGA
- a CDS encoding RrF2 family transcriptional regulator has product MRLLRSTDLALRTLMRLAVVDGADGAPTTREVAADMAVPYTHETKVVAELQKMGLLEARRGRGGGLALTEAGRRASVGALVRSFEGTGDVVDCESGTPCPLSPACRLRDALRRAQEAFYASLDPLTVEDMVASPTGPLLLGITTRPTA; this is encoded by the coding sequence ATGCGGCTCCTGCGCTCCACCGACCTGGCACTGCGCACCCTCATGCGCCTGGCCGTGGTGGACGGCGCGGACGGCGCCCCCACGACGCGCGAGGTCGCCGCCGACATGGCGGTGCCGTACACCCACGAGACGAAGGTCGTCGCCGAGCTCCAGAAGATGGGGCTCCTCGAGGCCCGCCGGGGCAGGGGCGGCGGGCTCGCGCTGACCGAGGCGGGGCGCCGCGCGTCGGTCGGCGCGCTGGTGCGGTCCTTCGAGGGCACGGGCGACGTCGTGGACTGCGAGAGCGGCACGCCGTGTCCCCTGAGCCCGGCATGCCGCCTGCGTGACGCGCTGCGCAGGGCGCAGGAGGCGTTCTACGCCTCGCTGGACCCCCTGACGGTGGAGGACATGGTCGCGAGCCCGACGGGTCCGCTCCTCCTGGGCATCACGACCCGCCCCACCGCCTGA
- a CDS encoding molybdopterin oxidoreductase family protein — MDASVDRIARPWGSRTPYDRHEPWPARVDTFLADGVEPGAVTDWVQAASILHSDGDAMDIAVVDGRIAGVRGRAGDRVNRGRLGPKDLFGWQANASPDRLTRPLIRRDGRLVECDWDTAMERIVSRSRELLAESGPGSLGFYTSGQLYLEEYYTLAILARAGIGTHHLDGNTRLCTATAAEALKESFGCDGQPGSYDDVDHADTIALFGHNIAETQPVQWMRILDRLAGGDPPRLLCVDPRPTRVAREAAVHLAPRGGTNVALLNALLHEIIRTDRVDHDYLAAHTIGFDELVSEVAECTPAWAAGICDVPAARIEEAAELVGTADRLLSTVLQGVYQSHQATAAAVQINNLHLIRGMLGRPGAGVLQMNGQPTAQNTRECGADGDLPGFRNWQNDDHVADLARVWNVEPETIPHFAPPTHAMQMFRYAEQGSIRMLWISGTNPAVSLPELARVRAILGQERLFVVAQDLFLTETAQLADVVLPAATWGEKTGTFTNADRTVHLADKAVEPPGEARPDLDIFLDYAARMDFRDKTGGPLVTWHDPESAFEAWKRCSAGRPCDYTGLSHTKLRGGSGIQWPCNDDAPDGTDRLYTDGISWARPDHCETYGKDLQTGAATDADEYRASNPEGKAMIKAAAYLPPHEAPDDRYPFQLTTGRTLYHFHTRTKTGRAPQLNEAAPDVWVEASAADAGALGLDEGDLVEVSTDRGSLRGRLRVTGIRAGLLFVPFHYGYWDTKAGSGPDGETPGRAANETTVTDWDPVSKQPLFKTAAAALRLVERAHGEIASAPTTTASAPARHGSVPDTTGGPSAYVTEDTA; from the coding sequence GTGGACGCCTCGGTGGACCGGATCGCACGGCCGTGGGGCAGCCGCACCCCGTACGACCGGCATGAGCCGTGGCCCGCACGGGTCGACACGTTCCTCGCGGACGGCGTCGAACCCGGCGCGGTGACGGACTGGGTGCAGGCCGCCTCGATCCTGCACTCCGACGGCGACGCCATGGACATCGCCGTCGTCGACGGGCGCATCGCGGGGGTGCGCGGCCGAGCGGGCGACCGGGTCAACCGGGGGCGGCTCGGCCCCAAGGACCTGTTCGGGTGGCAGGCGAACGCATCGCCCGACCGGCTGACCAGGCCGTTGATCCGCCGGGACGGGCGGCTCGTGGAGTGCGACTGGGACACCGCGATGGAGCGGATCGTGAGCCGGTCGCGCGAACTGCTCGCGGAGAGCGGCCCCGGCTCGCTCGGCTTCTACACCAGCGGGCAGCTGTACCTGGAGGAGTACTACACCCTCGCGATCCTGGCCCGTGCCGGCATCGGCACCCACCATCTGGACGGCAACACGCGGCTCTGCACGGCCACCGCCGCCGAGGCGCTGAAGGAGTCCTTCGGCTGCGACGGACAGCCCGGCAGCTACGACGACGTCGACCACGCCGACACGATCGCCCTCTTCGGGCACAACATCGCCGAGACCCAGCCCGTGCAGTGGATGCGCATCCTGGACCGGCTAGCCGGGGGAGACCCGCCCCGGCTGCTCTGCGTCGACCCGCGCCCCACGCGCGTCGCCCGCGAGGCCGCCGTACATCTGGCGCCGCGCGGCGGCACCAACGTAGCCCTCCTCAACGCGCTCCTGCACGAGATCATCCGCACCGACCGCGTCGACCACGACTACCTCGCGGCGCACACCATCGGCTTCGACGAGCTGGTGTCCGAGGTGGCGGAGTGCACGCCCGCGTGGGCCGCCGGGATCTGCGACGTGCCCGCCGCCCGTATCGAGGAGGCCGCCGAGCTCGTCGGCACCGCCGACCGGCTCCTGTCCACCGTCCTCCAAGGCGTCTACCAGTCCCACCAGGCCACCGCCGCCGCCGTGCAGATCAACAACCTGCACCTGATCCGCGGCATGCTGGGGCGGCCCGGCGCGGGTGTCCTGCAGATGAACGGACAGCCCACCGCCCAGAACACCCGCGAGTGCGGTGCCGACGGCGACCTGCCCGGGTTCCGCAACTGGCAGAACGACGACCACGTCGCCGACCTGGCACGCGTGTGGAACGTGGAACCGGAGACCATTCCGCACTTCGCCCCGCCCACCCACGCCATGCAGATGTTCCGCTACGCCGAGCAGGGCTCGATCCGCATGCTCTGGATCAGCGGCACCAACCCCGCCGTCTCCCTGCCGGAGCTCGCCCGCGTCCGTGCGATCCTCGGTCAGGAACGCCTCTTCGTCGTCGCGCAGGACCTGTTCCTGACCGAGACCGCGCAGCTGGCCGATGTCGTCCTGCCCGCGGCGACCTGGGGCGAGAAGACCGGCACGTTCACCAACGCCGACCGCACCGTGCACCTGGCCGACAAGGCCGTCGAGCCCCCCGGCGAGGCCCGCCCCGACCTCGACATCTTCCTCGACTACGCCGCCCGGATGGACTTCCGCGACAAGACCGGCGGACCCCTCGTCACCTGGCACGACCCGGAATCGGCGTTCGAGGCGTGGAAGCGGTGCAGCGCAGGACGGCCCTGCGACTACACCGGACTGAGTCATACGAAGCTGCGTGGCGGCAGCGGGATCCAGTGGCCCTGCAACGACGACGCGCCGGACGGCACGGACCGCCTCTACACCGACGGCATCAGCTGGGCGCGGCCCGACCACTGCGAGACGTACGGCAAGGATCTGCAGACCGGCGCGGCGACCGACGCCGACGAGTACCGCGCGTCCAACCCCGAGGGCAAGGCCATGATCAAGGCAGCCGCCTACCTGCCGCCCCATGAAGCGCCCGACGACCGGTACCCGTTCCAGCTCACCACCGGCCGCACCCTCTACCACTTCCACACCCGCACCAAGACGGGCCGCGCGCCCCAGCTGAACGAGGCCGCCCCCGACGTCTGGGTGGAGGCATCCGCCGCCGACGCGGGCGCCCTCGGCCTCGACGAGGGCGACCTGGTCGAGGTCAGCACGGATCGCGGGTCCCTGCGGGGGCGGCTGCGGGTGACCGGCATCCGTGCGGGGCTGCTGTTCGTCCCCTTCCACTACGGCTACTGGGACACCAAGGCGGGCAGCGGCCCGGACGGCGAAACCCCTGGGCGTGCCGCCAACGAGACGACCGTGACCGACTGGGACCCCGTCTCCAAACAACCCCTGTTCAAGACGGCCGCGGCCGCGCTGCGCCTCGTCGAACGCGCACACGGCGAGATCGCCTCCGCGCCCACGACCACCGCGTCCGCGCCGGCCCGCCACGGCTCCGTACCGGACACCACGGGCGGCCCTTCCGCCTACGTCACCGAGGACACCGCATGA